ttacttttactttataGCTCTTCTTTAATACAATCGCTGGGTGAGAGGGACAGGTCAATAGCCATCCGTTTCTTCCACAGGACAAGCGCTTAACAAGGCTACAGAAGTAAACAAACATGCCAGAGCTCATCCAACTTCTTCAGCACCGGTTTACATCACACTCACAACTACACACCTCAGACACCGCTCCATGGtctcaacacactcacagctccccacacacacacacacacacgcgcacacacacacacacacacacacacacacgcacgcgcgcacacggcCAAGTTACTGTTGTTGTCATCCTTGACAACTACACACCTCACAAAGCCCCATGGTCTCAACGTGCACATGGCCAAGTTAGAGTGGTCGTCGCCCTGGATGAAAATATAAAACTCACGTTTGCTTTATTTCTTGTATAGAGATATACACCACTTGAAACCTTGGGAGAAGAGGAGTACACACAAGGCTAATAGATAAGGGCTCGCATCACAGACGCTCCAAATGCAGAAACCAAAAAGTCTCCAATTACAAATTGATAAAAATATTAGAATTCAAATTCTAAACATATCTAATGCAAAAAGTTACATACAAGTCTGTGACAACTCAACTGACTGCAGTTGCTGATAACCTTTGATTCTGTACCCAGTTTTTTGTACAAAATACGAAATCTACCATTTATTAATAGATAGAACAGCATAAAATAAAAGTACATTATATGTACAATATATGAAGCCATTTAGTACAAGACACATACTAAAGGACACTTTGCAATATTTTGTAAtgaaaaatatattaaattaaaagCCTCCAGAGGTTAAGAATTAAAGCCATTTAAATGAAGAGCAACAGGCACCAAAAATGGTGGCATGAAACTACAATGGAGTCATCGTTTAGCGCAACAGGCCGTGAGGACCCTCCGTGAGTCTAAAACGTCCTTAAGTGAGCGGAGGAGATGCTAAATGCATGTAAACAGACCTATCCTTAGACACACTATTGTTGACCGGCTAGAAGGGACATCAGTCAATGGAAACATATTGGTGAATGCTATTCTTCcataccagaaaaaaaaaaaagaccaaaaaaacaaaaatcaaaaatAAACTGAAACTGATCATGGGTAGTTTATATTTACAATTTGCACATTCAATCAAACATGGACAAGCTTTCGCAggcaaaagaagagaaaaaatcTCGCAAGCATCTTTAAACACTTCACAAGACAGGTGGGACACCCACAACCCCAGCTTCAGCAGAGTTCAAGCCTGAGGCACAGGATTGGAAGTTCAAACAACGGTCCAGTGCTCACGGGAACCAGGAGGGCCAAGATGGCAGAAAAacgaggacagacagacaggatgagaCAAGAAAACGGCAGGCAgagtcgtacacacacacacacacacacagatagacagacagacagatacacacacgcacatacaaaatTGTGACGTTTTTGGACACCAGAATAGGGTTGATCCCACAAAACTGAGAGGGTCAAAGTTTAAAcatccccccaaaacacacacacacacacacacacacacacacacacacacacacacacacacacacacacacacacacacacacacacacacacacacacacacacacacacacacacacacatccctatgcatcatcattgagtgtgtgttggatgttcaGAGCTCACCAGTGACCTCTCTGGCTAAACGCCATAACTACAGCACAGCAGCCCACCTAGCGAGAGGTTGATTCAGCACTTGCGTCTGCGGCCAGATGGGGGCGCTCTTCTCCATCTTGCACATTGGTAATCTATGGGTGATCATTTCATTCCCACCTGTGTTTGAGTTGGTGCCGTTTGACTGGGGGAGTCCATGCTGTGCACTGATATCACATTGGTGCTTTCATTTTACTCTGCCCTCTATtgctgccctctctccctcaccatgGGTCACTGCCGCTGCACAAGGCTCACAACCTCAGATGACCTGAAAGGAAAGCTCCAAGCTGTCTGAAAGCCAAACAGTTCACTTATCTTGCTGTGGCAGGTCAGGGGATGAATAATGGATTGAGAAAACTGTTAAAAATGGTTTTACTTGTcattaatatttatatatatataataataaaaaatgtcgATAGTGAATGTTGTAAAAGCTGCCAGGGGAAGCAGAGGGAATACAGATCAGGTGAGTGTGAGGCAGAGGAAAGGCCAATCCTGCAGAATAATAGCCTGGTTAAGCTGGTCTGGCTCAAAAACCCAACTCCTTATAAACCAGGGGGAGGcttactgtctctgtgtgtgtgtgtgtgtgtgtgtgtgtgtgtgtgtgtgtgtgtgtgtgtgtgtgtgtatagctgtgtTTTAACAAATACTGATAAAAAGTTGCTCCACTGCATGTTGGGCCTGAGACCACTGTTTGAACCACCAAGCTGTGCCGGGGGTGAAGGTATTGCCAACAGTACTATACAGCATGAAAATATAAattaaaaaggaaagaaaaatagaCACGTTGGCACAAAACCAGGTTTCTACAGAAGAGTAGTCCAATTCCGCCTTCAGAACCACATTCTCTAACAGGTCAGcatgttttctttaaaaaaaaaaaaacagaaagaaatgtttaataataacaataacaataataataataatcattatttttaatattattattatagtatcCTTTGTGTGGCCTAACACACATTTGGCTGACAGTCCCCATTGCCAAATCCAAccaacagttaaaaaaaagaaacaaacaaaacagacataCAGTTGCGGCCGTCACAGGCACAGAGCTTTTAGTCTTAGCGGctctgcccccctgcccccaaaggtcaaagttcatggGTCAAGAGGCATGAGGAGAGCATTCTCCTCGCCCATGTCCTTCCGAGGTCAGCTCtggcacgaacacacacacacacacacacacactattttacaCTCATGTCCACGACATGGGCAGCCATGCTAGGCACCCCCCTCGTCTTGACCTCTTTCAGGTTACTGAGACGTAGTTCGAATGACAGTTCTGGACAGGCACGTAACGATGCTGACATGAAGCCAATGGGATCTAAAACAAAGGATGCTGTCTAATGGACTGAGCAGCAAAATAAAGACCtgagaacagggagagaaagaaggaaagaaagacagacagacagacagacagacagacagacagacagacagaaagaaagaggaaagagggagaaaaaaaagacagacttcCAAAGCccagtgtgtgggcggggggtgTAGACTGGCCTGGGCTCTTACAAGAGGGGGAGTGGACCTCCTGGCCtggcctctttgtgtgtgtataggtgtgtgtgtgtctttggggggggggggctcccaGACCGagcctgtcttgtgtgtgtgtgtgtgtgtgtgtgtgtgtgtgtgtgtgtgtgtgtgtgtgtgtgtgtcgggggtcCTGGATGAGCTGCTCCTGACATcgctgcatgtttgtgtgtgtgtgtgttgcatgtgagtgtgtgtgggtagtccTCTAGTGGGTGTCAGCGGGGGTGATTACATCCTCTGCGCGGCGGTACGTCTCCAAGACCCTCACGGTCGACACGTCCTGAGGCAGCTCAGACTTACGCCGCACCAGTGGCCGCTCCTTACGCTGCTCACgctgcagctacacacacacacacacacacacacacacgggagaaaCATTAGACATGAggacaatctgtgtgtgtttgtgtgagatgtgaTAACAGTGATGTGATAATTACGGCAGTTACCCTGAGGCGCCCtatttgcttgtttgttcaaattcaaaacaaactcCCCTAAATGTGGTGAATAACACGGTTTTATGAAAAGTCAATGAGTGAAATACATATGGGGATCAAACATAGTTCTAGTATTTTAAAAGCAAGGTAAAAATTACCTCAACAATTCTAGTgtaagctgctagctagcaagttaGCAAGATTGCAGTGCTTACTAACTAACGTTGATAAACCCAGGTTTACCACACAGTTAAAACACAGCTACTTACATTTGAGGATAAACTTGCATAAGAAGTTTCACTGTAGATGTCAAGGCTCCCGTGTTGGCTGGGAAATGCATGTATTTGACCCTTCTATTGAGATCGCGAGTAACGTTTCTCGGCTATTATTCCCGAAGTCCACCAAATCCGAAACTATACATTTAAAGTCCATATCACCAGGTTGCCTGCATCAAATTCCAACATCCAATATACCAGATAGGATGCCAAGAGCATGCTCTACAACATGGGATCATCCATTTCTATCTACAGTAAAAGctgttcacatgtaaagggttttTATAAACTTATCTTAATTCTGTGCTCAATAGTTTctttttattactattttacaCATCATCCAATAAAATTTTCCAGGACAACTGTTTCAATTTCCAAGTGTTCACTTTtgctataaataaataaataaattccaTGTTTTCCATGGTTTCCAGGTAACGTGGGAaccctgttgttgttgtttagacTCCTAAGGTGTGTTACCGGTGTGGCCACCTCCTCCACAGCCTTCCTTAGCATGTTGACgttgtgtgacgttgtgtgacgtgtgtgtgtgtgtgtgatgtgtgtatatgtgtgagtgtgtatgactaAGGTGTGTTACCGGTgtggcctcctcctccatggcctTTCTCAGCATGTTGTCATCCATCAGAGGACCGTCCGTCTCCATGTCCACAGGGCTGTTGAGGCCGGCCCTGTCCACGTATGTCACGAActacaaaacacacccacaccacacacaaatacatgcgtacacacagGCACCACATACAAaaagacatgcacgcacatgcacgcacacacacacacacacacacacacacacacacacacacacacgtcacagggTTTATTAGTCATCATGAAGGCAGAATGAACCTCAAACAGTTCCATATCATAATGACCTTTTAAAATAACGAACAGGGTACATAATCCCCAACAGGTAGCTGTAGCTAAAGCAGACACACGGGCTGTAACCACACCTTCACACCAGTCGCTCAGACTGTATGCGCTAACCACACCAGATAAACTCTTTGCTTTGAGGTAGTTGGCCAGCCAGCTAGCTGATGCTGAAAGACAGGAAATGAAAAGGCAGCCGGGTCTAATGACTGACAGGAAAGCTTCCACTGCACATGTAATGCAAAAGTGACTGACAGCTCATTCCACCAGTGAAAGATGAGCCCATCTAAGCATTTCCTGCCAAGTGATTTGGGCTAATGGAAAAGTGATTGGCAGCTACTGGCCACCAGCCCTCAGTCTGGGCCTCCACTCTCCCCAGCAGAGAACCGCTACGCTCACACCCTTAGAGGAACAAAGGGAACCACAGATTTCCCTCCAGTTTATCCTTTAGCTCGTCCTCATAATGGAATGGAACATTAACGGCTCCACGAAGAACTGGCGAATACCCGCAAATCAAAAGTTCTTTACATGAACTTACATGAGTCGGGATTCTTTGGCTACTGATGCTGCAGCCATATCTGAGCTAcgtacacagtacacactcaGCCAGGTCGGAGTCCAGTGCATTACACAACACCGTTCACAAAAGCACCCAGGTCCTTGCCATTGCCAGTTCATCAGTCTGAGAGGGGTTGAGATAGTGTCCTGGACAGCAGAGTTGTGCATCCAACCACAGGAAGGCAGACGGGCAGACAGGAAGGCTTTAGGTATAAAAATAAAACTTAATCTAATACAAAGCACCCAGCCAGAGACTGGTTTAGACCCAGGACACTGGCCATGTCCGGCCAGTCTGCTAAGGAGGACCCAGGACCCATTGCTGTCCAGTCTCTTGCTGTCTGCTGAATCTGAGATCaagcgtgcgtgtgcgtgtgtgtgtgtgtgtgttctaattaCCTTTGGATTTGACTTGGCCAGATTCTCGATCTTTATCCACGCCTCGTCCCGTTCTTTCCatttcatcttctctctgtgcAAAAGCATGAAACGCGTCACATTGAGGTGTGAATTGTACAAAAACGTTTTGTTCACttaaatgcaaacaaataaaggaataacaacacaaacaatgcCAAGAGGTAGGGAGGTAGAAGGGCAGGAGGCCATACTTGTTTTTATCTGCCCTGAACTGCTGGGTGCAGTCGTCAAACAATTTCTGGTTCATCTCCATGAAGAGCTTCAGAGCGTTGTATATGAGCCCATGGATGGTCCTGAGGGCACAACATGGATGAGGACGTCACTCAAAAACACCAATCATCATGGAACTACAACAGTTTTAAAGTTTTAGCAAACCTCATTCTAATTCTGGCCCCTGGGACTGAAGTCGTTCACAAACACCCCATCTATAAATGAGCTACAATTATATGAGTGTTTTGCCAATTCCACAAGAAAGTGACTCCCAGCCATCCCAGCGTTACAACTGTTTTATGTTGTGTTATGTTTACTCAGGCTAAGTCAGACACCTATGCCACCTAACAAACAGCCACAAGCGGGCGGACTGACACTGCAGTCACACTGTGTTTTGACATGCCATTTTTGTCAGAAAGACTCTGGTACCCAACAAGCCGTTTGCTTTTTGTCTGTTCCACCCTTTGTGAAACAGTGCAGTTTAAGACACTAATGTTGGCTGAAATAGTGCAGTTTAAGACACTAATGTTGGCCAATACAGAAGCACCTACTTGTTCCAGTGGGTCTTTGAGTTGCGGTAGAGGGAGGGGAACATGATGGGTAGTATTCTGGCAGCGTTGTCACTGATCAAGCTCATGATGTACTCATTGTTCCAGTAGTACAGCGCCCTCTCAgccacctagacacacacacacacacacacacacacacacacacacacacacacacacacagacacacacacacacacacacccacacacacactttaaaaataAGAAATCTGTGCATCCTgaagacagaaataaaatgttccTTCCTGGTTTATGTTTCCCAGTGCTCTGGTCttcacctggacacacacagagtgggttATACCTGGAAGTGGGGGCTGGACACACACTTGGCCAGCTGTCTGAAGAGCGGCTCCATGACCTTGACAAACTCCGATGGCTCGATGACATCCAGAATCTCCTCCAGCTCGTTCAGGAACATCACCTCCTTAGGGCTGTGGGTCTTAGGCCAGTACTTCAGCAGTGCCATCACCACCTTACAGCCAGCCAACATTACCATAACATTACTACAACATTACTGCCACAACATTACCACAAAGTACACCATCATTATTTATCTGTCAAAATCACCTGAAAATAAACTAAATCACTCATCCACATTACCACAGCATTACCACAAAATACATCATCATTACTCATCACAAAACATATCAACATTAACACAAAATAAAAGTACTTAAAGAATGTCTACCACAGTACTTAAAGTACCAAATACCACCCTATACATCAACCATAGAATTATCAAGTGCACATCATTACAACTACCACTGAATGaaatcatcaccaccaccaccacaacattACCAACAAATATCACTAAACGCAGCAACATTACTACAAAACAACTACTGtatattattattgctttaacTACTATAGTTATAACTACATACtactactgtatatatttattgtaaAGAGAAAATGTCCACATAGACTGTGTCCCACGGCCAGGACTGCACGAGACTGGCAggaagtgtgggagagaggaggagcaggcttACCGGCTCCGTGAGCGTGCTGTCCTTCTCCAGGAACTGGACCACACAGTACgccagctggagagagagcagagacaacggtcaagacagagacacacacacacacacacacacacacacacacacacacacacacacacacacacacacacacacacacacacacacacacacacacacacaccaaggctcaaacatacagtatgataCGCACCCTCTGTGAGATTTATACACtcaaaacattttaacattaaATGACAGCATCTgatagcatcacacacacacacacacacacacacagacagacacacagacacaaggtcAATGTGCAAGGTCATTTtacaggaatgaatgaatgaaaaatatgTGCCTGCTAAGGGTCATTAGGTCACTTACATCCCATAATCTGACAGTCGTTGGGACAACAGAACCAAACAGGATGTATTTTCTCATGTGCTGACATAGCAATCATGTCAGCTGACCCTACCTAATGCTGTTAGCCTCAGAGCATTAAGCAATTCTGTTCCGAGAGCTTTGGttgcttgtctgtgtttgtctgtttgcttAACGCAAAGGAAGACAAAGGGCTTGGCCAACAACAATTCCTTTCCATTTTTATCTATGGACACTAATCTGTGGGAATCCTTCAATATTCCTAAAAATCTGCATAAATATGACCTAAAATGTGATCAGACCTGCATCGGAGCCATCAACATCACTAAAGAGAAGCAGGTTGAAATAGTTATTCACAAAAAAGTGTACGTGTCCATTTCTTTCTAAGGGGTTGACAAACTCTCCAGCATCACAGTGCTTTATGCTATACTGTCACCCTCATTTCCATCTGAAGACAGAGAAATTGCTTTCTTTCACTTTAGACCCGTCCTCATTGCCTGCACATAGTGACGTTAGGCTGTTTTAGAACGAGAGATGGGACAAAGACGCGTTGCTCACTGGTCTAAACTGACTGAGAATGCAGTACTTACAAAGCAAAATAATACTTTTGGGTCTCACTTTTTGTTGAGCATCATCGAAGGCCCCCGATGCATGATATAGGATCATTTTATGATGCCTGTGCAATTTAGAGCATAGTTGTGCCTAAGTGCATAGTCTATGTAGCCATTTGGCAACAAATTCTGTTGAGTTAAATGGTCGGGCAATTTAGTAGGCTGAGTAGTCAATGTTACGCTGTCAAACTGTAGATATCTGATTAGAAATTCCTGTCAGATGTTGAAAACCAGCAAATAGGAGTGCGCCTTCCGCAAAACAATGTACATCAAACTCACACCTCAGATACACCCAAAATGAGGCGCTGGCCCGTCTCAACGGCTGCGTACGTTATGaaactagatagatagatagatagatggatactttattaatcccgaaggaaatttaggtcatccagtagcttatacacttaacttaactcacaaacatacatacacaaatcacagtagaaaaacaatacacatagggaaaaacatgttctcagggagtggggtgtatacagatattatacagatattacagtgtgcattgattgtgtcagtgttgatgtccacaaggaaagtagtgcaaagagtgcagagagatagtgttcatgtgcttgtgtggatagtgcaaagatagagtacttgtgcttgtgtgtgtgaggatagtgcaaagtgatataaatagtaaagactgtgcaatgggctagtatagccagtaaaagagtaaaaagataaaaagatggacagtgggatggaaaaattaagagctgagaagaggagaggaggggagactgaggaagactcatgcagagaagtccatctccctccccctccccttctgtgtggcattaaaaagctggatggccctggggacaaaggactttctcagcctgtccgatgagcatgacagtgacaggagtctgccactgaaaatgctcctctgtccgttaatagtactgtgaagtgggtggtggtcattgtccaagatggtcagcagcctactcaatgtccttttctccgccactgatgttaggcagtccagttccatgccaacaacagctcctgcccttctcaccagcctgtctagtcgccctgcatccctcttcttcatgctgcctccccagcacaccacagcataaaaaaggacactggcaacaacagactggtaaaacatgcgcaggagtttgttgcagacattgaaagacctcagcctcctcaggaagtagagccggctctgacccttcttatagatggcatctatgttggctgaccagtccagtttactgtccagatgaactcctaagtacttgtaggttttgaccacctccacactgacacccccgatggagactggtagcagaggaggctgagacctcctaaaatccaccaccatctccttggtcttggtggcgttcagctgcaggtggttattcctacaccactgcacaaagttgtccaccaggctcctgtactcaccctcctgtccatccctgatacaacccacaacagcagagtcatcagagaacttctggatgtggcacgactccgtgttgtaggtgaagtctgatgtgtacagggtaaacaggacaggtgagagcacagtcccctgtggagcgccggtgctgcacaacagtctcagatacgcaatctttcagcctgacaaactgtggtctctccgtcaggtagtcagtgatccaggataccaggtgggcgtctgtgtggtcgcctgggggaggggtgcagctgtgtagagtggcagagggctggaagctggagggagtggggccacactggctgtggtcagagcaggggggaggggtggggtggttgtggCATGCAGAGAGCAGTTAGCAGCTGATGGGGGGGATGCAGGAATAGGTGTTAGACAGTCATTAACACCTGGAGCTGTGTTGTCAAACCTGTTGTAGAAGTGGTTAAACTGGTTTGCCCTCACCACATCCCCCtcaacagtgctgctgctcttcttgcagcctgtgatggttttcattccatcccacacctctctcatgttgttttcctgcagcttctgctccaccttccttctgtatgagtcctttgcctctctcagcatggtcttcagctctccctgtaCGCGCTTCCGCTCTGCCTGGTCCCCCTCTTTGAATGCCCTCTTTTTCATGTTGAGGAGATGTTTAACATTAGAGGTAATCCAGGGCTTGTTGTTAGGGAAGCAGCGCACTGTTTTAGTGGGAGCGACAATGTCCATACAGAAGTTCAGGTAGTcagtagtgcagtgtgtgacccCATCAATGTCCTCTCCAAAAGAGTCCTGCAGCACACTCCAGTCAGTTGACTCAAAGCAGTCCCTGAGGGCATCCTCTGCCTCAGGAGTCCATTTCCTGAAGGAGCGCGTGGTGGTTGGTTGCCTGCGCACTTTTGGTGCAAATTAATGTGCCCTAGTAATCAAAATAGCTTTACGTGATGCCCTTCTCtgttctcagagagagagagagagagagagagagagagagagagagagagaaagagagagagagagatatgtccACTGATGACACTGGGCTTCCTGGTGACAGCAAGACAGCCCCTGGGTGTGGGTCAGCAGGGCCAGACAGCCAGCCAGCTCTGCACCGCACAGGGCCAGAGGGGGATTACATGCGTATGAGCACtttatttcctttctttcatAAGTAAAGAGCACcactttacacacagacagcacatttTGGCTGTCTAGACAAGTGCAACCCTTTTTGTACACCAGAGGGATGACCTGCAGGGAGCAGACTTAAAGAACCACAGGagccactctcactcacacacacttgtgggtGGTAAACACAGAGACTTCACTTTGTGTAAGAACAACAGGagcaacacactcactccatctctctctcacacacacacacacttgtgggtGGTAAACATTGACAGACTTCACTTTGTGTAAGAACTACAGgagccactcactcacacacacacagacacttacacacacacttgcgcacacacacacacacacacacacacacactcacctgtgggTGGTAAACACTTAGGGACTTCACTTTGTGTAAAGGCAGCAGCACTTTCAACAGGAATATCTTGTGTTCCTCTTTCAGAGGCAAGGCAAAGCCATTGATTATGctgcacaacaccacacaggaaacacaggagagaggtACACAGATCAGACGTGGTTTGGTTACATTGCAGTCAGCGCTTCTGAACAGGTGACAAAGCCAGGAGCAGCTGATGCCTACGAAGACACGACTAACCACTGCAGGTGAGGGTGCATCTTCAACACATTCCACTACGTTTGTCTACATGCACCTTGCAGTGCAGGAAGCCAGAGATGGTATTGCTGATGTTCAAAAGGTTCACCTACCTTCCTAAAATTTCCAATAATTCTGCTATTCCATTATGATGTTCTGTTTCATATATGAACCTGGAGAGAAATTATGAAAATGAGTTACACTCATTGACACTTtatgcctctcacacacacatccacaaatcaAATCCACAATATTATCCGAAGTAAGGCGCTTACCTATAGAATATGTTATTGATGTGTTTCCTGATGTATGCGCGCAGGCCCAGGAACTTGCCATAGATGCGGTGCAGAGTGGTCTTCAGGAAGTCCCTCTCCCTGGGGTCTTCACTGTCAAAGAGGTCCAGGAGCTAAAGACAAACATtaggttaaaacacacacacaatgacttgtGCAAATTCAATAAAAGACTCACGttaca
Above is a genomic segment from Clupea harengus chromosome 15, Ch_v2.0.2, whole genome shotgun sequence containing:
- the ppp2r5cb gene encoding protein phosphatase 2, regulatory subunit B', gamma b isoform X2, with protein sequence MSAMPNKTKKDKESPKSGKVGKTGGQENAEHEGSNRKGSNSVPPPTQLLKGKQSGSQTPAKKDKRPSSSRFSLSNNRELQKLPAFKDVPPAEQEKLFIQKLRQCCVLFDFVSDPLSDLKWKEVKRAALSEMVEYITHNRNVITEPIYPEVVHMFAVNMFRTLPPSSNPTGAEFDPEEDEPTLEAAWPHLQLVYEFFLRFLESPDFQPNIAKKYIDQKYVMQLLDLFDSEDPRERDFLKTTLHRIYGKFLGLRAYIRKHINNIFYRFIYETEHHNGIAELLEILGSIINGFALPLKEEHKIFLLKVLLPLHKVKSLSVYHPQLAYCVVQFLEKDSTLTEPVVMALLKYWPKTHSPKEVMFLNELEEILDVIEPSEFVKVMEPLFRQLAKCVSSPHFQVAERALYYWNNEYIMSLISDNAARILPIMFPSLYRNSKTHWNKTIHGLIYNALKLFMEMNQKLFDDCTQQFRADKNKEKMKWKERDEAWIKIENLAKSNPKFVTYVDRAGLNSPVDMETDGPLMDDNMLRKAMEEEATPREQRKERPLVRRKSELPQDVSTVRVLETYRRAEDVITPADTH
- the ppp2r5cb gene encoding protein phosphatase 2, regulatory subunit B', gamma b isoform X3, whose amino-acid sequence is MLACSRGEGAMILDAPSSNGPFQPVALLHFRDVPPAEQEKLFIQKLRQCCVLFDFVSDPLSDLKWKEVKRAALSEMVEYITHNRNVITEPIYPEVVHMFAVNMFRTLPPSSNPTGAEFDPEEDEPTLEAAWPHLQLVYEFFLRFLESPDFQPNIAKKYIDQKYVMQLLDLFDSEDPRERDFLKTTLHRIYGKFLGLRAYIRKHINNIFYRFIYETEHHNGIAELLEILGSIINGFALPLKEEHKIFLLKVLLPLHKVKSLSVYHPQLAYCVVQFLEKDSTLTEPVVMALLKYWPKTHSPKEVMFLNELEEILDVIEPSEFVKVMEPLFRQLAKCVSSPHFQVAERALYYWNNEYIMSLISDNAARILPIMFPSLYRNSKTHWNKTIHGLIYNALKLFMEMNQKLFDDCTQQFRADKNKEKMKWKERDEAWIKIENLAKSNPKFVTYVDRAGLNSPVDMETDGPLMDDNMLRKAMEEEATPLQREQRKERPLVRRKSELPQDVSTVRVLETYRRAEDVITPADTH
- the ppp2r5cb gene encoding protein phosphatase 2, regulatory subunit B', gamma b isoform X1 yields the protein MSAMPNKTKKDKESPKSGKVGKTGGQENAEHEGSNRKGSNSVPPPTQLLKGKQSGSQTPAKKDKRPSSSRFSLSNNRELQKLPAFKDVPPAEQEKLFIQKLRQCCVLFDFVSDPLSDLKWKEVKRAALSEMVEYITHNRNVITEPIYPEVVHMFAVNMFRTLPPSSNPTGAEFDPEEDEPTLEAAWPHLQLVYEFFLRFLESPDFQPNIAKKYIDQKYVMQLLDLFDSEDPRERDFLKTTLHRIYGKFLGLRAYIRKHINNIFYRFIYETEHHNGIAELLEILGSIINGFALPLKEEHKIFLLKVLLPLHKVKSLSVYHPQLAYCVVQFLEKDSTLTEPVVMALLKYWPKTHSPKEVMFLNELEEILDVIEPSEFVKVMEPLFRQLAKCVSSPHFQVAERALYYWNNEYIMSLISDNAARILPIMFPSLYRNSKTHWNKTIHGLIYNALKLFMEMNQKLFDDCTQQFRADKNKEKMKWKERDEAWIKIENLAKSNPKFVTYVDRAGLNSPVDMETDGPLMDDNMLRKAMEEEATPLQREQRKERPLVRRKSELPQDVSTVRVLETYRRAEDVITPADTH